In a genomic window of Melanotaenia boesemani isolate fMelBoe1 chromosome 1, fMelBoe1.pri, whole genome shotgun sequence:
- the greb1 gene encoding protein GREB1 isoform X2, translated as MGNSYAGQLRTTRFEEVLHNSIEASLRSNTIVPRPVFSQLYLETEQSLAPDGRTENDDEDDEDGSESNSPPIPYQMKPPPEGCCTTDGFCQAGKDLRLSSLASDPLDVPTGFMLVGIKSPSIPDNLLVCAVDRRFLPDERGRNALLGFLGNCMGCGEKGFRYFTEFSNHINLKLSTQPKKQKHLKYHLYRNNQGILVKGAPICWRGNDFRLRQMRSSLVEGHPTSDEQPPNLPLTHPPHAPGSHTGSHAEPRVVDVARTLINGNHAVPSTAHPPLQQSGSGRPSVTGPNANAGPPKKRHKGWSPDSSSNSLPESTVKSPPSSLALSTLSVSSVITNGARSETVTLQSSSQRSSTPLSPPELSVIVPDQLLHTCKLQPVIFKGHGPLPQLTGNVSEVLVSSLLQSCYLSSQTLPRVYQHYGPSPIQPLSTEMQILLTVYYLVQLGPEQVPLIEDLEQILMRSWRESHLSEIRQFQQAQTPGTQGRHFGRETPSALPALPGLPQHLSLPPQSQQPLTPSQLPWLAQLAASSCGEGVVVLGEEVRSLAQGLQKTFCRLMEGLLENTNYVVIIVVSPGQETQSCVVVTGKHQCRALAESMFSPTEGLKEISHQLSTGVAQELIHYLGQDGDMDSLLDSSSVDRNEASPLSSTQDLAEEKSLKNTQSPKNSQSPKDSSTQCAKEALSPKEAASSPKDSCSEYCVEWREVRPIQLAVARKLLSHVCAIADSSTQNLDLGSFDRISFLILVPPSEVAFQQTVLHLWSSGVLRELGSVEQECVSQREAERYVVKMDQRAQARIDSLIQEAHSNSYTLYILVHDHAHWDISNSSCSSSDSGLGLVDQLLNSRQLKDATNILILHVTSFPFALQTQCTRISPYNEIHWPSAFSNDVDLYHEKTRYFGVSELLESTRSGSSLPLMRYDSSFESMASTLEERFPKLHSAVIRTIVLIQHYCVALMTASGRISSSHNLHKHTSVETMEIVQSLLTAAHQCPAHHGHMVLLRIPSLALAVWAHRRLSRVRKQLGLEESFEIILGNPSQALIIGRIFTDQIKTWLKIQDPDWVPHTYLELEALPCILILSGAEPLGESLPRSLKYCDLRVISCSYLHRTTLEQELGLAAYLVKAESRPPHNPGPGSDLIESDAEKLSSTDNEEEEGQDNGDSPPPCSQPVPSCPDSGAVDPPPTQSTTSPNIQKGTSDTIQSPSKSQTQPQPQPSSESFSYPRIAPLHRNQPQLQSYPQAQSTSQLQSHPQNQIQSFSQANSQTYTQTLTQQQPLSQMQIPSKSTSSDSSSPRASSPHLSCSWARGVSRPPSVLLPRALNDIITASDSSGLPRFSSFLPHMSVAWASSFRPLLSKMMTCTEQSLYYRQWTVPRSYHMDSSNRTEGRSDNFHPRRLLLSGPPQVGKTGAYLHFLGILSRMLIRLMEVDIYDEEDINCSAQAEEVQFHPPNAPWPNTEVMKAIPFDYTIHDAKYDDISTVYCPGFKPSADGNPVRQEDVYLRRRTSRIKLTKYAAYNTYHHCEQCHQYLGFNPRYQIYESTLHAFTFTHLLLGEDIQLYFIIPKSKEHYFSFSQPGGQLESMRLPLTSEWSPDCIKSPIFTPTTGRHEHGLFNLYHAMDGASHLHILVVKEYEMAVYKKYWPNHIMLVLPTIFNGAGIGAAHFLIKELSYHNLELERSRRLEGGGPVGDVWPFIILADDSCVMWNAVDLDGRSGPVEHAVSLKQVLQHMEACPDLAHYGLCGIRKWSSRGFTVNKQWEPFSRGHLHDFLLLNVDRSQNVQYDQNRFTCHDIDFTLRLHSAGLLVCRFNSFSVMKKQIAIGGYRTFIIKTKMTDVPTSVGPSQYICAPDSKHLFLATPAQLLLEKYLQHTSQKLFPLSTKNYTHPVLSVDCYLNLGPEVTVCFVSSRPHSFNISTTGLLFSGLLLCFADAFVTSGFLKKFTFLKGATLCVISADRSSLRQTVGRLELEEEWRFRLSDEFQTANAKEDRPLFFLTGKHI; from the exons ATGGGGAACTCTTACGCAGGCCAACTGCGGACCACGCGCTTCGAGGAGGTCCTCCATAACTCCATTGAAGCATCACTGAGGTCAAACACCATTGTGCCCCGACCTGTATTCTCGCAGCTATACCTTGAGACGGAGCAGTCATTGGCACCAGATG GCCGTACAgagaatgatgatgaagatgatgaagatggctCAGAATCCAACAGTCCACCAATACCCTACCAGATGAAGCCACCACCTGAAGGGTGTTGCACCACAGATG GCTTTTGTCAAGCTGGAAAAGACCTGCGTTTGTCCTCGCTTGCATCAGATCCCTTGGATGTTCCCACAGGGTTTATGTTAGTTGGGATAAAGTCCCCTTCCATTCCTGATAATCTGCTGGTTTGTGCTGTGGACCGCCGTTTCCTGCCAGACGAACGGGGTCGGAATGCCTTGCTAG GCTTCTTAGGAAACTGTATGGGCTGTGGAGAGAAAGGTTTTCGTTATTTCACAGAGTTCTCCAACCACATTAACCTGAAGCTCAGCACCCAGCCCAAGAAACAGAAGCACTTGAAGTACCATCTGTACAGGAATAACCAGGGCATCCTGGTCAAAGGAGCTCCTATCTGCTGGAGAGGAAATG ATTTCAGGCTGAGACAGATGAGGTCCAGTCTTGTTGAAGGCCACCCAACGTCAGATGAGCAGCCGCCAAACTTGCCATTAACTCACCCACCACATGCACCTGGCAGCCACACAG GATCACATGCAGAGCCACGCGTGGTTGATGTTGCCCGCACGCTGATAAATGGAAACCACGCTGTTCCCTCCACTGCTCATCCACCTTTACAACAGTCAGGGTCTGGGAGACCCTCAGTTACAG GGCCAAATGCAAATGCAGGTCCCCCAAAGAAGAGGCACAAGGGGTGGTCGCCTGATTCATCTAGCAACAGTCTACCAGAAAGCACAGTAAAGTCACCACCATCATCTTTAGCTTTATCCACGTTGTCAGTGTCGTCTGTTATCACAAATGGAGCCAGATCag AGACTGTAACCCTGCAAAGTTCATCGCAACGGTCCTCAACCCCACTATCTCCTCCAGAGCTGTCTGTAATAGTGCCTGATCAGCTGCTTCACACCTGCAAACTGCAGCCTGTGATATTTAAAG GTCACGGCCCTCTTCCTCAGCTGACTGGCAATGTGAGCGAAGTGCTTGTCAGCTCTCTGCTCCAGAGTTGTTACCTGAGCTCACAAACACTCCCCAGAGTGTACCAGCACTATGGCCCATCACCCATTCAGCCACTCTCTACTGAGATGCAGATCCTGCTCACGGTTTACTACCTTGTTCAGCTAG GCCCTGAGCAAGTTCCCCTTATCGAGGATCTGGAACAGATATTGATGAGGTCATGGAGGGAGTCTCACCTGAGTGAAATCAGGCAGTTCCAGCAGGCTCAAACACCAGGAACCCAAGGGAGGCACTTTGGCAGAGAG ACCCCCTCTGCCTTGCCTGCCTTGCCTGGGCTTCCCCAGCATCTGTCTTTACCTCCGCAGAGCCAGCAACCCTTGACCCCGAGCCAGCTTCCCTGGCTCGCTCAGTTGGCTGCATCGTCCTGTGGAGAAGGTGTTGTGGTGTTGGGGGAAGAAGTTAGATCTTTGGCTCAAGGTCTCCAGAAAACATTTTGCAGGTTGATGGAAGGACTGCTTGAAAACACCAACTATGTGGTCATCATAGTTGTTTCTCCAGGGCAGGAAACACAGTCTTGTGTGGTAGTTACAG gtaAACATCAGTGTCGAGCCCTTGCAGAGAGCATGTTTTCTCCCACTGAAGGATTGAAAGAGATCAGCCACCAGCTCTCCACAGGTGTTGCCCAGGAACTCATCCACTACCTTGGACAAG ATGGTGATATGGACTCCCTGCTGGACAGTTCCAgtgtggacagaaatgaggCATCTCCCTTATCCAGCACACAGGATTTAGCCGAAGAGAAGAgtcttaaaaacacacaaagcccCAAAAACAGCCAGAGTCCAAAGGATTCTTCAACACAGTGTGCAAAAGAGGCACTGAGTCCTAAGGAGGCAGCTTCAAGTCCCAAAGACAGTTGTTCAG aaTATTGTGTTGAATGGCGTGAAGTCCGTCCCATCCAGCTGGCAGTGGCTAGAAAGCTGCTGTCCCATGTTTGTGCTATAGCTGATTCCAGCACACAGAACCTGGATCTTGGCTCCTTTGACAGGATCAGCTTCCTCATCCTAGTCCCGCCCTCAGAGGTTGCTTTTCAACAGACTGTTCTCCACCTCTGGAGCTCTG GTGTTCTTCGAGAGCTTGGGAGTGTAGAACAGGAGTGTGTGTCTCAACGAGAGGCTGAGCGTTATGTGGTCAAGATGGACCAGAGAGCTCAGGCACGAATTGACAGCCTCATCCAGGAAGCACACAGCAACTCTTACACTCTCTACATCCTGGTTCATGATCACGCCCACTGGGATATTAGCAA CTCATCCTGTAGCAGCTCAGACAGTGGTTTGGGTCTGGTGGATCAGCTGTTAAATTCACGGCAGCTGAAAGATGCTACAAACATCCTGATTCTCCACGTCACCTCATTCCCATTCGCTCTTCAGACACAGTGTACCCGTATCAGCCCCTACAACGAGATACACTGGCCGTCTGCATTCAGTAAT GATGTGGACTTGTATCATGAGAAGACACGGTACTTTGGTGTGTCAGAGCTTTTAGAGTCAACTCGCTCAGGAAGCAGCCTGCCTCTGATGCGTTATGATTCCTCTTTTGAAAGCATGGCTTCTACTCTGGAAGAAAG ATTTCCAAAGCTGCACAGCGCCGTGATCCGGACTATAGTCTTGATCCAGCACTACTGTGTAGCTCTGATGACTGCATCTGGCAGAATCAGCAGCTCCCACAATCTCCACAAACACACCTCTGTGGAGACCATGGAAATTGTACAATCCCTGCTCACCGCTGCTCATCAGTGTCCTGCCCATCACGGGCACATGGTTCTGCTGCGAATCCCCTCTTTGGCTCTGGCAGTCTGGGCCCACCGACGACTTTCCAGAGTGAGGAAACAGCTGGGTCTGGAGGAGAGTTTTGAAATCATACTGGGGAATCCCAGCCAAGCTCTGATTATTGGACGGATTTTCACGGATCAGATAAAG ACGTGGTTGAAGATTCAGGATCCTGACTGGGTTCCTCATACCTACTTAGAGTTGGAAGCCCTTCCCTGCATCCTAATCCTGTCAGGGGCTGAGCCACTGGGAGAATCACTGCCTAG GTCATTGAAGTATTGTGACCTTCGGGTGATAAGCTGCTCCTACCTGCACCGCACTACTCTTGAACAAGAGCTGGGACTGGCTGCCTATCTAGTGAAGGCAGAGTCAAGACCACCACACAACCCTGGACCAGGAAGTGACCTGATCGAAAGTGATGCTGAAAAACTCAGTAGCACTGacaatgaagaggaggaaggacaAGACAATG gAGACTCTCCTCCACCATGTAGCCAGCCAGTCCCATCATGCCCAGACAGTGGAGCTGTAGATCCCCCCCCAACTCAAAGCACCACCTCTCCAAACATCCAGAAAGGGACCTCGGACACCATACAGTCTCCATCAAAATCACAAACCCAACCTCAGCCCCAGCCCTCATCTGAGTCTTTTTCATATCCTCGAATTGCACCTCTACACCGAAACCAACCTCAACTTCAAAGCTATCCCCAGGCCCAATCGACCTCCCAGCTGCAGTCACATCCCCAAAATCAAATCCAGTCATTCTCCCAAGCAAATTCTCAAACTTACACTCAAACGCTCACTCAGCAGCAGCCTCTTTCCCAGATGCAAATTCCCTCCAAATCCACATCCTCCGACTCCTCATCCCCCCGAGCTTCCTCCCCTCATCTGAGCTGCTCTTGGGCACGTGGGGTGAGTCGTCCGCCTTCTGTGCTCCTTCCTCGTGCACTCAACGACATTATCACAGCTAGCGATAGCAGCGGGCTTCCACGATTTTCTTCGTTTTTGCCACACATGTCTGTTGCATGGGCAAGCAGCTTCAG GCCTTTGCTGAGTAAAATGATGACGTGTACAGAGCAGTCACTCTATTACCGTCAGTGGACGGTTCCTCGATCCTACCACATGGATAGCAGCAATCGTACTGAAGGACGAAGTGACAACTTTCACCCTCGCAGACTTCTGCTCAGTGGACCCCCACAG GTGGGTAAGACGGGCGCATACCTGCACTTCCTTGGTATCCTGTCTCGCATGCTGATCCGGCTTATGGAAGTGGATATCTACGATGAAGAAGACATCAACTGCA GTGCCCAGGCAGAAGAAGTTCAGTTCCATCCACCCAATGCTCCCTGGCCAAACACAGAAGTTATGAAGGCAATCCCATTTGACTACACCATCCATGATGCCAAATATGATGACATCAGCACTGTTTATTGCCCTGGGTTTAAACCAAGTGCTGACG GAAATCCTGTGCGACAGGAGGATGTGTACCTACGCAGACGGACATCTAGGATTAAGCTGACTAAGTACGCAGCCTACAACACGTACCATCACTGTGAACAGTGTCATCAGTACTTGGGTTTTAACCCCAGATACCAG ATATATGAGTCGACACTCCATGCCTTCACATTCACTCATCTCCTGCTTGGAGAAGACATCCAGCTTTACTTCATCATCCCAAAGTCTAAAGAGCATTACTTCAGCTTCAGTCAACCAGGAGGCCAACTGGAAAGCATGCGGCTGCCTCTCACGTCTGAATGG AGCCCAGACTGCATCAAGAGTCCGATCTTCACCCCGACCACAGGTCGTCATGAGCACGGTCTGTTTAACCTGTACCATGCGATGGATGGAGCCTCACATCTACACATCCTGGTGGTCAAGGAGTATGAGATGGCTGTCTACAAGAAGTACTGGCCCAACCACATCATGTTGGTGCTGCCCACAATCTTCAATGGAGCTGGAATAG GTGCAGCTCACTTTCTGATTAAGGAGCTTTCTTATCACAACTTGGAGCTGGAACGCAGTCGGCGTTTGGAGGGAGGAGGTCCAGTGGGTGATGTCTGGCCCTTCATCATCCTTGCTGATGACTCGTGCGTCATGTGGAACGCGGTGGACCTTGATGGACGAAG tggTCCAGTGGAGCACGCTGTGTCACTGAAACAGGTCTTACAGCACATGGAAGCCTGTCCAGACCTAGCCCACTATGGTCTTTGTGGCATCAGGAAGTGGAGCAGCCGAGGATTCACAG TTAATAAACAGTGGGAACCCTTCTCTAGAGGTCACCTTCATGACTTCCTCCTCCTCAATGTCGACCGAAGTCAAAACGTCCAGTACGACCAGAACCGCTTCACCTGTCATGATATAGACTTCACCTTGAGGCTGCACAGTGCCGGTCTCCTTGTCTGCAGGTTCAACAGCTTCAGTGTCATGAAGAAGCAGATTGCCATAGGAGGATACAGAACATTTATTATCAAGACCAAG ATGACAGATGTTCCCACCTCGGTGGGGCCCTCACAGTACATCTGTGCCCCAGACAGCAAGCACCTTTTCTTGGCTACACCTGCTCAGCTCCTCCTCGAAAAATACCTCCAACACACCAGCCAGAAACTGTTTCCACTCAGCACTAAGAACTACACACACCCCGTGCTCTCGGTGGACTGTTACCTCAACCTCGGACCTGAG GTGACGGTGTGTTTTGTGAGTTCCAGACCTCATTCTTTCAACATCAGCACCACAGGGCTGCTGTTCAGCGGCCTTCTTCTGTGTTTCGCCGATGCATTTGTGACTTCCGGGTTCCTCAAGAAGTTCACCTTCCTTAAAG